Part of the Sulfuriflexus mobilis genome is shown below.
AGTCCCAGGCCAATAAACAGGATGATAAATCCATAGCGACCCGCCTTGGACGCCTCACCCAGTTTATAAATAATATATAGCATATAGAGGATCAGCCCACCGACGCAGATGATCAGGGCATACTCTTCGAATACTTCAATACTCATAGTTGCTATCCCACCGGGATGTTTGCCTCGACTGGACGGGCGGCCAGTATAGCATATTAGTAAACCCTTATATTCTCCTGAGGCCCTGACCTGTAACCACCCTGCCCCTGCTGCTATTCTGGGCACGAACCCCAGAGGACAGTAACAGTCCCGGAACCAACAACCCGCAGACCTGTCAAAGCTTTTAGTTTTGCTACCCACACAGAGAAACTCCGATATGCCAAAAATAACCCTTGCAGCGATCTACACGCTCCTCCTCGCCAGCCTGCTCGTGTTCGCCGCCAGCAGCCAGGCCGCCGGCCTGACGGATTTTACCGGGACACCGCGCAGCATTGAGGACTATAGCGGCAAGGGAAAATGGTTGGTGGTCATGTTCTGGGCCTCCGACT
Proteins encoded:
- a CDS encoding DUF2788 domain-containing protein produces the protein MSIEVFEEYALIICVGGLILYMLYIIYKLGEASKAGRYGFIILFIGLGLGFVGVIAKSILVELLGL